A stretch of DNA from Streptomyces sp. NBC_00271:
AGCTCATCGGCGCGTACCGACACCACATCGAACCCGGACCGCCGCGCCATCTCGTCCAGCTCCGCGAGCAACCGGCTCTTGCCGACGCCGGGCGCGCCTTCCACGACGACGCAGGCGCCCCGTCCGCCACGCACCGCGTCCAGGGCCTCATGGACAGCCGCGATCTCGCGGTCCCGTCCCCGCAGGCGCGGCCCGGTCATGGCCTGGTTCCGACGCCCACCGGCCTGGTCGTCGGCGGGGTCTGTGCTGCTCATGGGGCAAGCATGGCGCACGGCCACATCTCCCCTCAACGTCGGTTCCCCGGTGATCGCCGCTTTCACCCGGGTGATTGCCGGCTGCGCGCCGTCCTCTCACCCTGCCGCGACGCATGCTCCATGCCATCCGGATCTGTTGCCCCTGGAGAGGAGCACGACGTGCGTACAGGCAAGGAATACCTGGCAGCGCTGAACGACGGCCGCAAGGTGTGGGTGGGTGATGAACTCGTCGACAACGTGGCCACGCACCCTAAGACCCGGGCGTACGCCCGGAGCCTCGCGGCCTTCTACGACCTGCACCACCGCCCGGACCTCCAGGACGTCATGACGTTCGTGGACGAGGGTGGCGTCCGGCGGTCCATGACGTGGTTCCAGCACCGCTCCAAGGAGGACCTGCTGCGCAAGCGGACCTACCTGGAGACGGTGCAGCGGGAACTCGGCGGCGGGGCGATCCCGCGCACACCGGATGTCAACAACTACGTCCTGCTGACCTACATCGACGACCCGGAGCCCTGGAGCAGCCAGTCCGTCGGGACCGACGGGAGGGACCTCACCGAGGGGATCCTCGACTTCTGGAACGTGGTGCGGGACGGTGACCTCAACGCGACGCCAGCCTTCGTCGACCCGCAGGCTAACCGCTCGCGCGATTCCGCACAGGCCGAGTCACCTGCCCTGCGGGTGGTCGGCACCTCGGACGAGGGCATCACCGTGCGGGGTGTGAAGGCGATCAGCACCGGCGCGGCCTTCGGGGACTGGATCCACATCGGCGTCTTCTACCGCCCCGGCATTATTGCGGAACAGATCATCTACGGGGCGGTGAAGCCCGACACCCCCGGGGTCACCATCATCTGCCGGGAGAGCAACGTCCGCGACGGTGAGGAGGTGGAGCACCCGCTCGCCTCGCAGGGTGACGAGCTGGACAGTGTCATCGTGTTCGAGGACGTGCTCATCCCCTGGAACCGTGTCTTCCACATCGGTAACCCCCAGCACGCGTCGCTGTACCCGCAGCGTGTCTTCGACTGGCTGCACTACCACTCGGCGATGCGTGCGATGGTGAAGGCCGAGCTGATGCTCGGTCTGGCCCTGCTGATCACCGAGCACATCGGCACCTACCAGCTGCCGCCGGTCCAGGCCCGGGTCGCCCGGTTCGCCGGCTTCCACCAGACGCTCAAGGCGCATCTGATCGCTTCGGAGGACCAAGGGTTCTTCACCCCCGGCGGCATCTACAAGCCGAACGTCCTGATGTTCGACTTCGGGCGGGCGTACTACCTCGAGCACATCGCCGAGATGGCCCACGAGCTCATCGACCTGTCCGGTCGTGCCGCGCTCATCTACCCCACCGAGGGGCAGTGGCAGCAGCCCGAACTGCGGCCGTGGCTGGAGGCGCTGCAGACCGGACCGGTCGGCAGGCCCTACGACCGGCTCAAGATCAGCCGAGTGATCCGCGACATGTTCCTGTCCGACTGGGGCGACCGCGTCAGCACCTTCGAGAACTTCAACGGCACGCCCCTGCTGGCCATCCGTACCCTCACCATGAAGCGCGCCGAGATGTCCCCGAGCGGCAGCATGGCAGACCTCGCGCGCAAGGTCTGCGGCATCGAGAACGTGAGCGACGACGACGAGACCGCGTACAAGGCTCAGGCGAACTACGCCCGACGCCAGGACGCCTCGTAGCAGGATGCCAAGGCCCGGATCAGAGCACGCCGCACTCCCGGGCCCTGGCGACCGCTTCGCTCCTGTCGTGTGCGTCGAGTTTGCGGAAGATCGCGCGTACCTGTGTCTTGACGGTGTTGTGGGACACATAGAGCTCGGAGGCGATCTCACGCAGTGTCAGCGCACCGCACAGGGCACGGAGCACTCGGCGCTCCCCCCGCGACAGGTCCTGGGGGCGGGGGGCGGCAGGTGTCACCACTGTGTCCCCGCCAACTCGGCCGAGCAGGTCCGTCAGTACGCCGGGCGACTCGCACCGGGCCGCCGCTCGCTCGGCTGCTTCGCGGGCCTTTCGCGCCGCGTCCGTGTTGTGCCGCGCGCTCTCAAGTCGCGACCGCGTGAAGTGGTACAAGGCGCGTACGTGGGGTTCGCTTTCCGTCCGGGGCGAGGCCGCCAGCGTCGCTTCCGCGTCGGCCAGGACCCGTTCGGCCTCCTCGATCTGTCCCTCTTCGAGGAGTAGGCCGGCCCGACCGATGTAG
This window harbors:
- a CDS encoding 4-hydroxyphenylacetate 3-hydroxylase family protein; amino-acid sequence: MRTGKEYLAALNDGRKVWVGDELVDNVATHPKTRAYARSLAAFYDLHHRPDLQDVMTFVDEGGVRRSMTWFQHRSKEDLLRKRTYLETVQRELGGGAIPRTPDVNNYVLLTYIDDPEPWSSQSVGTDGRDLTEGILDFWNVVRDGDLNATPAFVDPQANRSRDSAQAESPALRVVGTSDEGITVRGVKAISTGAAFGDWIHIGVFYRPGIIAEQIIYGAVKPDTPGVTIICRESNVRDGEEVEHPLASQGDELDSVIVFEDVLIPWNRVFHIGNPQHASLYPQRVFDWLHYHSAMRAMVKAELMLGLALLITEHIGTYQLPPVQARVARFAGFHQTLKAHLIASEDQGFFTPGGIYKPNVLMFDFGRAYYLEHIAEMAHELIDLSGRAALIYPTEGQWQQPELRPWLEALQTGPVGRPYDRLKISRVIRDMFLSDWGDRVSTFENFNGTPLLAIRTLTMKRAEMSPSGSMADLARKVCGIENVSDDDETAYKAQANYARRQDAS